The Vulpes vulpes isolate BD-2025 chromosome 8, VulVul3, whole genome shotgun sequence genome has a window encoding:
- the LOC140600066 gene encoding kanadaptin-like has translation MADSPSQSEPLALQELSDDFKKPTLPVPAVVRGKAPATSPSNPEEVKKERPTALPESDPGEPDVPPVQPDSGDTRSPPTEQPRPPSAAPSAGGPARAPPYREPPWGGPASAPYSLETLKGGTILGARSLKGTSCCLFGRLSSCDVCLEHPSVSRYHAVLQHRAAGLEGECDGQGPGFYLYDLGSTHGTFLNKTRIPPRTYRRVHVGHVLRFGGSSRLFLLQGPEEDREAESELTVTQLKELRKQQQMMLEKKMLGEDSDEEEVDTTERKRNTSSQDDEMGCTWGMEVPA, from the exons ATGGCTGATAGTCCCTCTCAGTCCGAGCCGCTGGCTTTGCAAGAGCTCAGTGATGACTtcaagaaaccaaccctgccggTGCCCGCGGTTGTGCGGGGCAAAGCTCCGGCCACCAGTCCTTCGAACCCtgaggaggtaaagaaggaaagGCCCACGGCGCTGCCAGAGTCCGACCCCGGGGAGCCCGACGTCCCGCCAGTCCAGCCCGACAGCGGGGACACCAGGAGTCCACCGACGGAGCAGCCGCGGCCCCCCTCAGCGGCTCCTTCAGCTGGCGGCCCGGCCCGGGCTCCCCCTTACCGGGAGCCGCCGTGGGGCGGCCCCGCCTCGGCCCCCTACAGCCTAGAGACGCTCAAGGGCGGCACCATCCTTGGCGCCCGTAGCTTGAAAGGGACGAGTTGCTGCCTCTTCGGGAGGCTGTCTAGCTGCGACGTGTGCCTGGAGCACCCTTCGGTGTCCCGGTACCACGCCGTGCTGCAGCACAGGGCGGCCGGCCTCGAAGGAGAATGCGACGGCCAAGGGCCGGGCTTCTACCTGTACGATCTGGGAAGCACCCACGGCACTTTTCTTAACAAAACCCGCATCCCACCCCGCACCTATCGTCGCGTCCACGTCGGGCACGTCCTTCGCTTTGGAGGCAGCAGCCGGCTCTTTCTTCTTCAG GGACCAGAGGAAGACCGAGAGGCAGAATCCGAGCTGACGGTAACGCAACTGAAGGAGTTGCGCAAGCAGCAGCAAATGATGTTGGAGAAGAAGATGTTAGGAGAAGACTCGGATGAGGAAGAAGTGGACACCACcgaaaggaagagaaatactaGTAGTCAAGATGATGAAATGGGCTGTACCTGGGGAATGG AAGTTCCAGCATGA